The candidate division WOR-3 bacterium genome window below encodes:
- a CDS encoding DUF5362 domain-containing protein — protein MEASVSTDLNQQQLLANIRGMKGWLKFIGILTLIMGILQALSLIGILWAWLPIWMGIILTQAGSRAQEYAERNDPAALTGLTSKLRTYFVIQGVLLIVSLCLAVLGGILAIVLGLFAGGLPELLKQYGFGG, from the coding sequence TTGGAAGCTAGTGTCAGTACCGACCTGAATCAGCAACAGCTCCTTGCCAACATCCGAGGCATGAAAGGCTGGCTAAAGTTCATCGGAATTCTTACGCTTATCATGGGCATTCTCCAGGCGCTTTCGCTCATCGGAATACTTTGGGCCTGGTTGCCCATCTGGATGGGAATCATCCTGACCCAGGCCGGGTCACGGGCTCAGGAATACGCCGAGCGGAATGACCCGGCTGCGCTCACCGGGCTGACCAGTAAGCTAAGAACCTATTTTGTGATCCAAGGAGTACTGCTGATTGTGTCGCTTTGCCTCGCAGTACTAGGCGGCATACTGGCAATTGTTCTCGGGCTATTTGCCGGCGGGCTACCCGAACTGCTAAAACAGTACGGATTCGGGGGGTAG
- a CDS encoding T9SS type A sorting domain-containing protein: protein MSIRHGAARLTAAAFIASSAAWADLSINCFPKMLDYETGSVKLAERTEWSLVRADGEGSDANRGYMVFNIADIPDGSTIKLVRLCVFRYENNEPSWYVTRLHSDPRAGLPGEAFDDINYADPDGFYLHIEEATQPPGPYVYELPGAAADLQARLADDWFGVGFHDPDPTGIQFIRFHGWFEPLKPYLSVVYTPPGVAEPLLAVGGRVNPQLQDNWVGPGTTRIQLLWSPPEGMEIESVAFRFSTDVIPWTACWTDSDGGEDHASTFWPSEDSGDGWSGYFSSDLLVPPPSAMAPLHFRADIYTTGGVFQGFEDAVFDPTPPYFSLDVENEQLFTEPTVTINLIPENAGEVANVFNATDECSVPDKGVPRFCQFKPEYPNDGSTYCGPTAAAACLRYFDTHGRPNVVPDGVTDESLVKEMGKRCKTDRDCKGTSEAKLKNGITSYLNDHGQANNFDVSGEGSFTTEPYRYWKVMRRAIENCWNVLPRIVFKSRNAQQHWVTATGVRDCDGKTLIAVMDPSCGVLREYIVDTRTGSISEPDGTVVGRIIGDVIVAPRGGFDQPGRRVGGPGDATFTVTFPRPGNYRLDFTLEDTSGHRHTETRFVHYRPGWPTGWSEVESLPAASGRPVKDGAWLAFGNDGLLYAAKGYKTGDFFRYEPVGDSWSSLAPLPWETHPRWYRKPPYKGAAGCYDGGDLIYATQGNNSLGFWAYSISDNSWRVLPDVPLLASGKRVKGGADLAYVVHYRVPYVYLLKGYGTDFCRFNIMGDSWEILPAAPTGTRAKWGKGSWLAADGMGNIYAHKAKYHELWRFDVHNGTWDPDSLPSMPYVGRAGRSKKLSDGGSACWSGNRLYALKGGNTSEFWCYDVETRTWSELDTMPSVGRNGIRKRIKYGADIVAAGLGTFFALKGNKTHEMWRYVRPAGYSRPTTGYRAGAQAGQPAAGSMLLAVSPNPTASGFATLRYCLPKPGPVAVTIFDVAGRSVFCTRALGHSTIRSLPLDLRKLASGVYLVRLDANGYSQTQKLVVQK from the coding sequence ATGTCCATCCGTCACGGCGCCGCACGGCTGACCGCGGCCGCCTTCATCGCGTCTTCCGCGGCCTGGGCTGACCTGTCGATCAACTGCTTCCCAAAGATGCTCGACTACGAAACCGGCTCGGTAAAGCTGGCCGAGCGGACCGAGTGGAGTCTGGTCCGCGCCGACGGCGAAGGATCGGACGCGAACCGTGGTTACATGGTGTTCAACATCGCCGATATTCCGGACGGCTCGACCATCAAACTAGTCCGGCTGTGCGTGTTCCGCTACGAAAACAACGAGCCTTCGTGGTATGTCACGCGGCTGCATTCTGACCCGCGCGCAGGCCTTCCCGGCGAGGCGTTCGATGACATCAACTATGCCGACCCGGACGGTTTCTACCTGCACATCGAGGAAGCGACTCAGCCGCCCGGGCCGTACGTTTACGAATTGCCCGGTGCTGCGGCCGACCTTCAGGCTCGGTTGGCCGACGACTGGTTCGGCGTCGGGTTTCACGACCCGGACCCGACCGGCATCCAGTTCATCCGCTTCCACGGCTGGTTCGAACCGCTGAAGCCGTATCTGTCGGTCGTTTACACGCCGCCCGGCGTTGCCGAACCGCTGCTGGCGGTCGGCGGCAGGGTGAACCCGCAGCTTCAGGACAACTGGGTCGGTCCGGGTACCACAAGAATCCAGTTGCTCTGGTCACCGCCCGAGGGTATGGAAATCGAGTCGGTTGCGTTCCGGTTCTCGACCGACGTAATCCCGTGGACTGCGTGCTGGACCGACTCTGACGGCGGCGAGGATCACGCCTCGACATTCTGGCCGAGCGAGGACTCGGGAGACGGATGGTCCGGGTACTTCAGCTCCGACCTGCTTGTACCGCCGCCGTCCGCTATGGCCCCGCTTCATTTCCGGGCCGACATCTACACGACCGGCGGCGTGTTCCAGGGTTTCGAGGACGCGGTCTTTGACCCGACTCCGCCGTACTTCTCGCTGGACGTAGAAAACGAACAGCTTTTTACCGAACCAACAGTAACAATCAATCTGATTCCAGAGAACGCGGGTGAGGTCGCCAACGTGTTCAACGCTACGGATGAGTGTAGTGTCCCGGACAAGGGCGTACCGCGGTTCTGCCAATTCAAGCCCGAGTACCCAAACGACGGTAGTACCTACTGCGGACCGACTGCGGCCGCAGCCTGCCTGCGCTACTTCGACACCCACGGCCGGCCAAACGTGGTCCCGGATGGAGTGACCGACGAGTCGCTTGTGAAGGAAATGGGAAAGAGATGTAAGACCGACCGGGATTGCAAGGGCACGAGTGAGGCCAAGCTGAAGAACGGCATCACCAGCTACCTGAACGACCACGGCCAGGCCAATAACTTCGACGTGAGCGGCGAGGGAAGCTTCACGACCGAACCGTACCGATACTGGAAGGTAATGCGGCGGGCCATTGAGAACTGCTGGAACGTCCTGCCGCGGATCGTGTTCAAGAGCCGGAATGCGCAGCAGCACTGGGTAACCGCCACCGGAGTACGGGACTGTGACGGCAAGACCTTGATAGCCGTGATGGACCCCTCGTGTGGGGTATTGAGAGAGTACATTGTGGACACGCGGACCGGCAGTATCAGCGAGCCGGACGGTACGGTGGTGGGGCGGATAATCGGCGACGTAATCGTGGCGCCGCGGGGTGGCTTCGATCAGCCGGGTCGTCGCGTCGGCGGCCCGGGCGATGCGACCTTCACCGTGACATTTCCGCGGCCCGGCAATTACCGGCTTGATTTCACGCTCGAGGATACGTCGGGCCATCGGCACACCGAGACCCGTTTTGTTCACTACCGGCCCGGCTGGCCGACAGGTTGGAGCGAGGTGGAATCGCTGCCGGCTGCCTCAGGTCGGCCGGTCAAAGACGGTGCCTGGCTGGCATTCGGCAACGATGGTTTGCTCTATGCGGCTAAGGGCTACAAGACCGGCGACTTTTTCCGGTACGAACCAGTCGGCGATTCCTGGAGCTCGCTTGCACCACTACCTTGGGAAACCCATCCGCGCTGGTATCGCAAGCCGCCCTACAAGGGCGCGGCCGGGTGCTACGACGGCGGGGACCTTATCTACGCCACCCAGGGCAACAACAGCCTCGGGTTCTGGGCTTACTCGATCTCCGACAACTCCTGGCGGGTCCTGCCCGACGTACCGCTCCTGGCTTCGGGTAAGAGGGTCAAGGGCGGGGCCGACCTTGCCTACGTCGTCCATTACCGGGTACCCTACGTGTACTTGCTCAAAGGCTACGGCACTGACTTCTGCCGCTTCAACATCATGGGCGACTCCTGGGAAATCCTGCCCGCGGCGCCGACCGGCACCCGTGCCAAGTGGGGCAAAGGGTCCTGGCTTGCTGCAGACGGGATGGGTAACATCTACGCCCACAAGGCAAAATACCACGAGCTCTGGCGGTTCGACGTGCACAACGGCACGTGGGACCCGGATTCGCTGCCGTCAATGCCCTATGTCGGGCGGGCCGGACGAAGCAAGAAGCTCAGCGATGGCGGCAGCGCCTGCTGGTCGGGTAACCGGCTCTACGCGCTCAAGGGCGGTAACACCAGCGAGTTCTGGTGCTACGACGTCGAAACCAGGACGTGGTCTGAACTCGACACCATGCCCTCGGTCGGCCGGAACGGCATTCGCAAACGAATCAAGTACGGTGCGGACATCGTCGCGGCCGGACTCGGCACCTTCTTCGCGCTCAAGGGAAACAAGACGCATGAGATGTGGCGGTACGTACGGCCGGCAGGATACAGCAGACCGACTACCGGATACCGGGCCGGAGCGCAGGCAGGCCAGCCTGCAGCCGGCAGCATGTTACTTGCCGTGAGCCCGAATCCGACAGCCAGCGGATTCGCCACGCTGCGCTACTGTCTGCCCAAGCCTGGGCCGGTAGCGGTGACCATCTTCGACGTGGCCGGACGCTCCGTGTTCTGTACTCGAGCGCTTGGTCACTCGACAATCCGGTCACTGCCGCTTGACCTGCGTAAGCTCGCGAGCGGCGTCTACCTCGTCCGTCTGGATGCCAACGGGTACTCGCAGACCCAGAAGCTCGTGGTGCAGAAGTAA